From the genome of Geobacter sp. SVR, one region includes:
- a CDS encoding DNA-directed RNA polymerase, which produces MQQSKLQQQIELEFEGVQAGVNQYRKQLQSGVTDLPPGVAIMKKSMEPMTEAIEDFLKPTRGSQKMHQVRQFLTKLKVTPEELAYLTLKECMNALTDMVKLQTTALNLTRMVMDQHEYAKFRSSHKGYVSKMEQDLRMASFHHKRTVVMLKKRKMGIDDDRIEQEERLIIGCKLIELCILSTGLIERTMVNDRYYLTGTEKAVKWVERVNERCELLSPSFMPMVVSPKPWEGVEGGGYLSNSASLRFKLIKTRNKKALSELGLHRMDDVYHAMNTVQETPWRINKRLFEVASVLWEGGSTLADLPAQDKEDLPPKPWSSDEEFERLKQVSPEVVTEWKRKAATVHEEFLRNKSKRTAVCTKLRLASRFADEPEIYFPHVLDWRGRLYPVPNQVNPQSDDLGKGLLQFAQGKPLGATGLKWLKIHLANTYGVDKVSFEDRIKWVDEHEREITDSAENPLDGQRFWCAVDENGKPIADSPFCFLAACFEYAQAHVTGCPEAFVSYLPIAQDGTCSGLQHFSAMLKDSVGGAAVNLLPAEHPQDIYQRVAALVNEMVNRDAAEGCEEAKLWQGKVDRGIAKRAVMTSPYGAKKYGFKDQLLQELRKRGSEYLGTKEVFQACIYLAERLWEAIGQVVIAARDAMDWLQEVAKVCAEVEIPVWWTTPVGFRAHQEYLRTLEKRIDTFWGGTYVRLTLASDTNKMDNRKQANGIAPNFVHSMDASHLMRTVLRCKEQGITDFAMIHDSFGTHACNVDTLAAILRETFVEQYSENVLENFRSEILGQLPEEHHWKIPKVPPMGDLDLATVKGSLYFFA; this is translated from the coding sequence GTGCAGCAGAGTAAACTTCAGCAACAAATTGAGTTGGAGTTTGAGGGAGTCCAGGCAGGCGTGAACCAGTACCGTAAGCAGCTTCAGTCTGGTGTCACTGATCTTCCCCCAGGTGTAGCCATTATGAAAAAGTCCATGGAGCCTATGACGGAAGCCATAGAGGACTTTCTCAAACCGACACGGGGCTCTCAGAAGATGCATCAAGTCCGGCAGTTCCTGACCAAGCTCAAGGTGACACCTGAGGAGCTGGCTTACCTGACCCTGAAGGAGTGCATGAACGCTCTCACGGATATGGTGAAGCTCCAGACCACAGCCCTGAACCTGACCAGGATGGTCATGGACCAACATGAGTATGCCAAGTTCAGATCCAGCCATAAGGGGTACGTTTCCAAGATGGAACAAGACCTCAGGATGGCATCATTTCACCACAAACGTACCGTTGTCATGCTCAAGAAGAGGAAGATGGGTATTGATGACGACAGGATTGAGCAGGAGGAAAGGCTGATCATTGGATGCAAGCTGATAGAGCTGTGCATCCTCAGTACGGGTCTGATTGAACGGACTATGGTGAACGATAGGTATTACCTGACCGGCACTGAAAAGGCAGTCAAATGGGTGGAGAGGGTGAATGAGCGGTGTGAACTTCTGTCACCATCATTCATGCCCATGGTGGTCTCCCCTAAGCCATGGGAAGGTGTTGAGGGTGGTGGATACCTGAGCAACTCAGCATCTCTGAGGTTCAAGCTAATCAAGACCAGGAACAAGAAGGCCCTGTCTGAACTTGGACTTCACCGGATGGATGATGTCTACCACGCCATGAACACCGTTCAGGAGACACCCTGGAGGATCAACAAAAGGTTATTCGAGGTGGCATCCGTGTTGTGGGAGGGCGGCTCTACCCTAGCCGATCTCCCCGCACAGGACAAAGAGGATCTCCCACCTAAGCCCTGGTCCTCTGATGAAGAATTTGAACGGCTGAAGCAGGTATCTCCCGAGGTAGTCACCGAATGGAAACGCAAAGCGGCTACAGTCCATGAGGAGTTCCTGAGGAACAAATCAAAGCGGACGGCGGTGTGTACCAAACTGAGGCTGGCCTCCAGGTTTGCAGATGAACCGGAGATATACTTCCCACATGTCCTGGACTGGAGGGGGCGGCTGTATCCGGTCCCAAACCAAGTGAATCCTCAGTCAGATGACCTCGGGAAAGGCCTCTTGCAGTTCGCCCAAGGTAAACCCTTAGGTGCCACCGGTTTGAAGTGGCTGAAGATCCATCTGGCTAATACCTATGGTGTGGACAAGGTGTCGTTTGAAGACCGCATAAAGTGGGTGGATGAGCATGAGCGGGAAATCACAGATTCAGCGGAAAACCCTCTGGATGGACAACGCTTCTGGTGTGCTGTGGATGAGAACGGTAAGCCAATAGCAGACTCACCATTCTGTTTCCTGGCTGCCTGCTTTGAATATGCACAGGCCCATGTAACCGGTTGTCCTGAAGCCTTTGTGTCATACCTCCCAATAGCCCAGGATGGAACTTGCTCAGGCCTCCAACACTTCTCAGCCATGCTCAAGGACTCTGTAGGGGGTGCCGCCGTTAACCTGCTCCCTGCTGAACACCCCCAGGACATCTACCAACGGGTAGCCGCTCTGGTGAACGAGATGGTGAACAGGGATGCTGCTGAGGGATGTGAGGAGGCAAAGCTGTGGCAGGGCAAGGTTGATAGGGGTATTGCTAAACGTGCCGTCATGACCTCACCCTATGGAGCCAAGAAGTACGGCTTCAAGGATCAACTCCTTCAGGAGCTGCGGAAGCGGGGCTCTGAATACTTGGGAACCAAGGAGGTGTTCCAGGCCTGCATCTATCTGGCAGAAAGGCTGTGGGAAGCCATAGGCCAAGTGGTTATTGCTGCTCGGGATGCTATGGATTGGCTCCAGGAGGTTGCCAAGGTGTGTGCTGAGGTGGAGATACCGGTGTGGTGGACTACTCCGGTGGGATTCAGGGCGCACCAAGAGTACCTGAGGACCCTTGAGAAACGCATAGACACCTTTTGGGGTGGAACCTATGTACGCCTCACCCTGGCCTCAGACACCAACAAGATGGACAACAGGAAGCAGGCCAATGGAATTGCCCCCAACTTTGTTCACTCAATGGATGCTTCTCACCTCATGAGGACGGTGTTGAGATGCAAGGAACAGGGCATCACTGACTTTGCCATGATCCATGACTCATTTGGCACTCATGCCTGCAACGTGGATACACTGGCAGCTATCCTGAGGGAGACCTTTGTGGAGCAGTACAGTGAGAACGTCCTGGAGAACTTCAGGTCAGAGATCCTGGGACAGTTACCTGAGGAGCATCATTGGAAAATACCCAAGGTGCCACCTATGGGGGACCTGGACCTTGCTACTGTGAAGGGCTCCCTGTACTTCTTTGCCTGA
- a CDS encoding response regulator transcription factor — translation MSYSAAPISLLYVEDDIVTGMILHRILSSTFSHLVIHTAHSGEDGIKMYREHGHDIVVSDIMMPGLDGMQMVREIQRLAPETLCIFTTAKTGDANFLVQAQKLSRMRLYFKPTDCSELIRGIRECIDTIMTRRSRTLLFSMNFQGAVADNRVTRRARQSRFSL, via the coding sequence TTGAGTTACAGTGCAGCCCCGATTTCTCTTTTGTATGTGGAGGACGACATAGTCACCGGGATGATCCTTCACCGGATCCTTTCCAGCACCTTTTCCCACCTCGTGATTCACACCGCCCACAGCGGAGAGGATGGGATCAAAATGTATCGGGAGCACGGCCATGATATCGTTGTGAGCGACATCATGATGCCGGGCCTCGACGGGATGCAGATGGTACGTGAGATACAGCGCCTGGCCCCGGAAACGCTCTGTATCTTTACAACGGCCAAGACCGGGGACGCGAATTTCCTGGTTCAGGCGCAAAAGCTCAGCCGCATGCGTCTCTATTTCAAGCCCACCGACTGTTCCGAACTTATCCGTGGCATCAGGGAATGCATCGACACCATCATGACCAGAAGAAGCAGAACCCTGCTTTTCAGCATGAACTTTCAGGGAGCCGTGGCGGACAACAGAGTAACGAGACGCGCCCGTCAATCCCGATTCTCCCTATAG
- a CDS encoding stress response translation initiation inhibitor YciH (involved in start site selection during the initiation of translation) → MKDDKNAVLVYSSEAGRVRQDKRKSDRTGQQPAAKPADGIVRLRREVKGRGGGTVIVITGIPLPGKELTDLAGALKKRCGCGGTVKQGVIEIQGDHRDTLLQELQARGFKVKLAGG, encoded by the coding sequence GTGAAAGACGATAAAAATGCAGTGCTGGTCTATTCCAGTGAAGCGGGCAGAGTTCGCCAGGACAAAAGAAAAAGCGACCGGACCGGTCAGCAGCCGGCGGCCAAGCCTGCCGACGGGATCGTCCGCCTGCGCCGCGAGGTCAAAGGACGCGGAGGAGGAACCGTCATCGTCATCACGGGAATTCCTCTGCCCGGCAAGGAACTGACCGATCTGGCCGGGGCCTTGAAAAAACGCTGCGGATGCGGCGGCACGGTCAAGCAAGGGGTGATCGAGATCCAGGGAGATCATCGCGACACTCTGCTGCAGGAACTGCAGGCACGAGGTTTCAAGGTAAAGCTGGCGGGGGGATAG
- a CDS encoding NAD+ synthase translates to MPGLPVNTDLLRRMLVGFVRDEVHKVGITKAVLGLSGGIDSALVVFIAAEALGPENVHAVCMPYKSSNPESEAHARLVAQACGVNFSVVPITPMVDAYFEMFPDADNMRRGNKMARERMTILFDHSALLGALVLGTSNKTELLLGYGTLYGDMASALNPIGDLYKTHIWQLSEAMGVPGAVIAKQPSADLWAGQTDEEELGFSYRQVDELLYRMVDQRLTRDELLESGFEAGFVDSIYKKVQNSHFKRRMPVIAKVSHRTIDRDFRYSRDWGR, encoded by the coding sequence ATGCCGGGATTGCCGGTTAACACCGATCTGTTGCGCCGGATGCTGGTCGGATTCGTACGCGACGAGGTGCACAAGGTCGGAATCACCAAGGCGGTGCTGGGACTGTCCGGAGGAATAGATTCTGCCCTGGTCGTATTCATCGCGGCCGAAGCGCTCGGCCCGGAGAACGTGCATGCGGTCTGCATGCCCTACAAGAGCAGCAATCCGGAGAGCGAAGCCCACGCACGGCTGGTGGCGCAGGCCTGCGGCGTCAACTTTTCGGTTGTGCCGATCACCCCCATGGTGGACGCGTACTTCGAAATGTTTCCCGATGCCGACAATATGAGGCGGGGCAACAAAATGGCCCGCGAGCGCATGACCATCCTTTTTGATCACTCCGCCCTGCTGGGTGCACTGGTGCTGGGCACCAGCAACAAAACCGAACTGCTGCTGGGGTACGGCACCCTGTACGGGGACATGGCCAGTGCCCTGAACCCGATCGGCGACCTCTATAAAACCCATATCTGGCAACTGTCGGAAGCAATGGGGGTGCCCGGGGCGGTAATCGCCAAACAACCTTCGGCCGACCTGTGGGCCGGCCAGACGGACGAGGAGGAGCTGGGCTTTTCCTATCGTCAGGTGGATGAACTGCTCTACCGCATGGTGGACCAGCGCCTGACCCGCGACGAACTGCTCGAATCGGGCTTTGAGGCCGGATTTGTCGACTCCATCTACAAGAAGGTACAGAACTCCCACTTCAAGCGACGTATGCCGGTAATCGCCAAAGTGTCGCATCGTACCATCGATCGCGACTTCAGGTACTCGCGGGATTGGGGGCGTTGA
- a CDS encoding nitrilase-related carbon-nitrogen hydrolase produces the protein MNFKAVLAQIKPKLGTVADNLALIEEYVCQATRDKADLIVFPELALTGYFLKDLVPEVARGIDAPEIRRLIELSRHISIAVGFVEVTSDYRFFNSALYLEQGAIKHLHRKVYLPTYGLFDEQRYMARGEHFRAFDTRFGRFGMLICEDMWHLSASYILAMDGATALICLSSSPGRGVEGDSLGSARAWQQLASTTALFLNCRVLYCNRTGYEDGISFWGGSEYVAPSGESLVRARLWEEEAVTALIEEGALRRERIFSPMLRDENLFVTMRELRRIERERGL, from the coding sequence ATGAATTTCAAGGCCGTTCTGGCCCAGATCAAACCAAAGCTCGGTACCGTTGCCGACAACCTGGCGCTCATCGAGGAGTACGTCTGCCAGGCAACGCGTGACAAGGCCGACCTGATCGTCTTTCCGGAGCTGGCCCTGACCGGCTATTTCCTGAAGGATCTGGTACCCGAAGTTGCACGCGGCATCGACGCTCCTGAGATCCGTCGCCTGATCGAGCTTTCCCGTCACATTTCGATTGCGGTCGGATTCGTGGAAGTCACCAGCGACTACCGTTTCTTCAATTCAGCCCTGTACCTGGAGCAGGGTGCAATCAAGCATCTGCACCGCAAGGTATACCTCCCCACCTACGGCCTGTTCGACGAACAGCGCTATATGGCACGCGGCGAGCATTTTAGGGCCTTCGACACCCGCTTCGGCCGTTTCGGCATGTTGATCTGCGAGGACATGTGGCATCTCTCCGCCTCCTACATTCTCGCCATGGACGGTGCAACCGCCCTGATCTGCCTTTCCAGCAGCCCCGGCCGGGGGGTGGAAGGGGACTCGCTCGGGTCGGCCAGGGCCTGGCAGCAGCTTGCTTCCACCACTGCCCTTTTCCTGAACTGCCGCGTACTATACTGCAACCGGACCGGTTACGAGGATGGCATCAGCTTCTGGGGAGGGTCGGAATATGTCGCCCCCTCCGGCGAATCGCTGGTGCGGGCCAGACTGTGGGAAGAGGAGGCGGTAACCGCCCTGATCGAAGAAGGCGCCCTGCGGCGGGAGCGCATCTTTTCTCCCATGCTGCGGGACGAGAATCTCTTCGTAACCATGCGCGAACTCAGACGCATCGAACGTGAAAGGGGGCTATGA
- a CDS encoding YraN family protein, which produces MRNDPDNKAAGALGEEIASSFLAARGFRILERNYRCKGGEIDIIVRDPGDKSLVFVEVKARRDLAYGVPQLAVTPFKQRQISKAALTWLVQNRQQNTPARFDVIAILLDADGRHEIDHIVNAFELAY; this is translated from the coding sequence GTGAGAAACGACCCTGACAACAAAGCAGCCGGCGCCCTGGGCGAAGAAATCGCGTCGTCATTTCTGGCTGCGCGGGGATTCAGGATTCTGGAGCGGAACTACCGCTGCAAGGGGGGCGAGATTGATATCATCGTCCGCGACCCCGGAGACAAAAGCCTGGTGTTCGTTGAGGTAAAGGCGCGTCGGGATCTTGCTTATGGCGTTCCGCAACTGGCGGTTACTCCTTTCAAGCAGCGCCAGATATCAAAAGCTGCCCTGACCTGGCTTGTGCAGAACCGGCAGCAGAACACCCCGGCCCGCTTCGACGTGATCGCCATCCTGCTCGACGCAGACGGACGGCACGAGATCGACCACATTGTGAATGCTTTTGAACTTGCCTATTGA
- a CDS encoding aldehyde ferredoxin oxidoreductase family protein, translated as MYGWTGNILFIDLERGTSRREKLPIHLLQEYLGGRGLGVRLMRDHFRLDPFDPAMPLIFTVGPLCGTSAPTAARMTVVSRSPLTGTIMDCSAGGRFAWQLKGLDLDALFISGRSPSPVCLAIGPEQVEFLPADHLWGSDIPATVAALESRGSVAAIGPAGERGVLFANIMTGEGNSVGRGGLGAVMGSKHLKAVVVNGDRKPQIADPLLFDKARQDVMRLFKASPVIFGPLGIAEFGTPVLVDLMAQRRMAPTENFRKTFFERSGNYSGPAIKESCHPRKEGCYGCPIQCKKSAEKGEHLPEYETVSHFGALNDIDDLRTIVRSNRICNDLGLDTISAAATLSAWGEIRGKFPSAAEIPLLLTDMALQRGDGQLLALGSRRLAEHLGRPELSMSVKSLELPAYDPRGAYGMALAYCTSSRGGCHLRAYPVSHEILRKPVPTDRFSFSGKARIITIAEDTNAAVDSLVACKFSFFGASLEEYAELLTATTGIDYSPQRLKEIGRRICLTERFYNCTNGFSRRDDRLPERFFNEPGTSGDGIEITPLDRERFEQELDKYYHIRGLNADGCFSDRDFLEKQP; from the coding sequence ATGTACGGCTGGACCGGCAACATACTCTTCATAGACCTCGAACGGGGTACCTCCCGCCGGGAAAAGCTCCCCATCCACCTGCTGCAGGAGTATCTGGGGGGGCGCGGCCTGGGTGTACGCCTGATGCGGGATCATTTCCGGCTCGATCCGTTCGACCCGGCCATGCCGTTGATCTTTACCGTCGGCCCCCTGTGCGGCACCAGCGCCCCAACAGCCGCGCGCATGACAGTGGTTTCCCGCTCCCCCCTGACCGGCACGATCATGGATTGCTCCGCCGGCGGCCGCTTTGCCTGGCAACTTAAGGGCCTCGACCTGGATGCGCTGTTCATTTCAGGCCGCAGCCCCTCGCCCGTCTGCCTGGCAATCGGTCCGGAACAGGTCGAGTTTCTTCCTGCCGATCACCTCTGGGGCAGCGACATTCCCGCTACGGTAGCCGCCCTGGAATCGCGCGGCAGCGTGGCCGCCATCGGCCCGGCCGGCGAACGGGGCGTTCTGTTCGCCAACATCATGACCGGAGAGGGTAATTCCGTGGGCCGCGGCGGTCTGGGCGCTGTGATGGGTTCCAAGCATCTCAAGGCCGTGGTGGTGAACGGAGACCGGAAACCGCAGATCGCGGACCCGCTCCTGTTCGATAAGGCGCGCCAGGATGTGATGCGTCTCTTCAAGGCTTCTCCGGTGATTTTCGGCCCCCTGGGGATCGCCGAATTCGGCACGCCGGTATTGGTGGACCTGATGGCCCAGCGCCGCATGGCTCCCACCGAAAATTTCCGCAAGACCTTTTTCGAGCGTTCCGGAAACTATTCGGGACCCGCCATCAAGGAGTCCTGCCACCCCCGTAAAGAAGGCTGCTACGGCTGCCCTATCCAATGCAAGAAATCAGCGGAAAAAGGGGAGCATCTGCCAGAGTATGAGACGGTTTCCCATTTCGGCGCATTGAACGATATCGACGATCTGCGCACCATTGTCAGGTCGAACCGCATCTGCAACGACCTGGGACTCGATACCATCTCGGCGGCTGCTACCCTCTCCGCCTGGGGCGAAATCCGGGGCAAATTCCCCAGCGCCGCCGAAATCCCCCTTCTGCTGACCGACATGGCCCTGCAGCGGGGCGACGGCCAGTTGCTGGCTCTGGGCTCCCGCCGGCTGGCCGAGCACCTGGGCAGACCGGAGCTGTCCATGAGCGTCAAATCCCTGGAACTGCCTGCCTACGACCCACGCGGCGCCTACGGCATGGCCCTGGCATATTGCACGAGTTCACGGGGAGGCTGTCACCTACGGGCTTATCCGGTTTCTCACGAAATTCTGCGTAAGCCGGTGCCGACCGATCGTTTCTCCTTCTCCGGCAAGGCACGCATCATAACCATTGCCGAGGATACCAATGCTGCGGTGGATTCACTGGTGGCCTGCAAATTCTCCTTCTTCGGGGCCAGCCTGGAGGAGTACGCCGAGCTTCTGACCGCCACCACCGGGATCGACTATTCTCCCCAGCGCCTCAAGGAGATCGGCCGGCGTATCTGCCTGACCGAACGTTTCTACAATTGCACCAACGGTTTTTCGCGGCGTGACGATCGTCTGCCCGAGCGTTTTTTCAACGAACCGGGCACAAGCGGAGACGGTATCGAGATCACGCCACTGGATCGGGAGCGCTTCGAGCAGGAACTGGACAAGTACTATCACATCCGCGGTCTGAACGCTGATGGATGCTTCAGCGACCGGGATTTCCTGGAAAAACAGCCGTAA
- a CDS encoding HAD family hydrolase, translating into MTARAVLFDLDGTLIDSLDDLTDAVNHVLNSFGKAPLAKSAVRKLVGKGSRNLVQRALATDDFEDIERGHALFETFNAAHIADKSRLYPGARQALEELTGRGVLLAVVSNKNEALSRLILKVLSIDHFFVAICGGDTYPERKPSPLPLLRTSGALSTLPENTVMVGDSINDIEAGKLAGMATIGCTWGYGGLDELEQADHLAGSCREVSDILMECLFPA; encoded by the coding sequence ATGACAGCACGTGCGGTATTATTCGATCTGGATGGCACGCTGATCGACTCCCTGGACGATCTGACCGATGCCGTAAATCATGTCCTGAACAGCTTCGGAAAGGCACCGCTTGCCAAAAGCGCTGTGCGGAAACTGGTCGGTAAAGGGTCGCGCAACCTGGTCCAGCGGGCGCTGGCAACGGATGACTTCGAGGATATCGAGCGTGGACACGCACTGTTCGAGACGTTCAATGCCGCCCATATCGCCGACAAAAGCAGGCTTTATCCCGGTGCCCGACAGGCACTGGAGGAACTGACAGGGCGTGGGGTACTGCTGGCGGTTGTTTCCAACAAGAACGAGGCACTCAGCAGGTTGATTCTGAAGGTTTTGTCCATCGACCACTTTTTCGTGGCCATCTGCGGGGGCGACACTTATCCAGAACGAAAACCCTCGCCGCTGCCCCTGCTGCGGACCTCCGGAGCATTGAGCACCCTTCCTGAAAACACGGTCATGGTGGGGGACAGTATCAATGACATCGAGGCGGGCAAACTGGCCGGCATGGCAACCATCGGCTGCACCTGGGGCTACGGCGGGCTGGACGAACTCGAACAGGCCGACCACCTTGCCGGATCGTGCCGGGAAGTTTCGGACATCCTGATGGAGTGCCTGTTCCCGGCCTGA
- the yhbY gene encoding ribosome assembly RNA-binding protein YhbY has translation MLTGKQKRHLRALGHSLKPLIQIGKKEIEPALIDEANAAIEHHELIKVKLLESAMLDKHEASEMLAKACNAEIAQVLGKTFLLYRPAKNPIIVLPKDTPAKSQ, from the coding sequence ATGTTGACCGGAAAGCAGAAGCGCCACCTGCGCGCCTTGGGGCACAGCCTCAAGCCTCTGATTCAGATTGGCAAAAAAGAAATCGAACCGGCGCTGATCGACGAGGCCAATGCGGCCATCGAACACCACGAGCTGATCAAGGTCAAGCTGCTGGAAAGCGCCATGCTGGACAAGCACGAAGCATCCGAAATGCTGGCCAAGGCCTGCAATGCGGAGATCGCACAGGTTCTGGGCAAAACCTTCCTGCTCTACCGCCCGGCAAAAAACCCCATCATTGTTCTGCCCAAGGACACACCGGCCAAAAGCCAATGA